One Coprobacter tertius DNA window includes the following coding sequences:
- a CDS encoding DUF1566 domain-containing protein, whose product MKSILRISILGLCAAAVCPGLFLDASAQYIQKETIPGFTEPVAVFYAEGMPARAIWPIGTVLTRNGATIRHRYDRGNGNGSNPDINSRVSARFIIAPTDIAPGSWYKASGFENVNISQDKDQPDFIDTPNKTGCRALTTGGRRWRLPTVRELLLIRVLQEAVNNIYPANPLYGAPGYWASTERSAKGNTTDFAFSAVVYFDFAKKYSFANVYYKWKNGSEVFNFSARCVSDY is encoded by the coding sequence ATGAAATCGATCTTGCGAATCTCTATTTTAGGCCTGTGCGCGGCAGCCGTATGCCCAGGCTTATTTCTCGACGCTTCGGCGCAATACATTCAGAAAGAAACGATACCCGGTTTTACCGAACCGGTCGCGGTCTTTTATGCCGAAGGGATGCCCGCGAGGGCGATATGGCCTATCGGTACGGTACTTACGCGGAATGGGGCTACCATTCGTCATCGGTATGATCGGGGGAACGGGAACGGTAGCAACCCCGATATCAACAGCCGGGTCTCGGCGCGGTTTATCATAGCGCCGACGGATATAGCTCCTGGTTCGTGGTATAAAGCGTCGGGGTTTGAGAATGTCAATATTTCTCAAGATAAAGATCAGCCTGACTTTATAGATACTCCCAATAAAACCGGTTGCCGCGCCTTAACGACGGGCGGCCGGCGGTGGCGGTTGCCTACAGTGCGCGAATTATTGTTAATCCGGGTTTTGCAAGAGGCGGTTAACAATATATATCCCGCCAACCCTTTGTATGGGGCTCCCGGATATTGGGCTTCTACAGAACGTTCAGCTAAAGGTAATACTACTGACTTTGCCTTCTCGGCCGTTGTATATTTTGATTTTGCTAAAAAGTATTCTTTCGCGAATGTTTATTATAAATGGAAAAATGGGTCCGAGGTTTTTAATTTTAGTGCCCGCTGCGTCAGCGACTATTGA